A DNA window from Iodobacter ciconiae contains the following coding sequences:
- the relB gene encoding type II toxin-antitoxin system RelB family antitoxin produces the protein MLAIRLPAEIENRLDVLAKSTGRTKTFYAKEAILQHLDDLEDLYLAEQRLKDIQEGRTKTIPLEEVMMNYGLEG, from the coding sequence ATGTTAGCAATTCGCTTACCGGCTGAAATTGAAAACCGCTTAGACGTCTTGGCCAAGTCGACAGGCAGAACTAAAACTTTTTATGCAAAAGAAGCAATTCTTCAGCACTTGGATGATCTAGAAGATCTATACCTAGCCGAACAACGCTTAAAAGATATTCAAGAAGGACGGACTAAAACCATTCCCCTTGAAGAAGTCATGATGAACTATGGCTTGGAAGGTTGA
- a CDS encoding type II toxin-antitoxin system RelE family toxin → MGEALKGSQLGEFWKYRVGDYRLISSIEDGALRILVVKIGNRREAYK, encoded by the coding sequence ATTGGAGAAGCACTTAAAGGCTCTCAATTAGGGGAGTTCTGGAAGTACCGTGTGGGTGATTACCGACTTATCAGCAGCATAGAAGATGGGGCCTTACGCATCCTCGTTGTGAAAATAGGTAATCGACGAGAAGCGTACAAATAG
- a CDS encoding integrase core domain-containing protein, which translates to MRLEHIQPGNPQQNAYVERYNRTVDMTG; encoded by the coding sequence ATTCGGCTGGAGCACATCCAACCGGGTAACCCCCAACAGAATGCGTACGTTGAACGCTACAACCGTACTGTGGATATGACTGGCTAA
- a CDS encoding transposase, translating into MKSSRFTDSQIITILKQAEGGSPVAELCREHSFSSATFYKWRAKFGGMDASMMARLKELEDENRRLKKMYAEERLKAEIVREALEKKW; encoded by the coding sequence ATGAAATCATCCCGTTTTACCGATAGCCAAATCATTACCATCCTTAAGCAAGCCGAAGGCGGCAGTCCTGTCGCTGAGCTCTGTCGCGAACATAGCTTTAGCTCGGCTACTTTTTATAAATGGCGCGCGAAATTTGGAGGCATGGACGCCTCCATGATGGCGCGCCTTAAAGAGCTGGAAGACGAAAATCGTCGCCTCAAAAAAATGTATGCCGAAGAGCGCCTGAAGGCTGAAATCGTCCGGGAAGCGCTCGAAAAAAAGTGGTAA
- a CDS encoding DUF294 nucleotidyltransferase-like domain-containing protein — MTTSFDFNRAPFNSLNTAECDRITAALDVAYYSAGSVIQQEGEVVDALLVVMKGLVREAGEASFYGCFDVLDSKSLLNGKACCTLHAHEDTLLWYIRRDVVMKVSDGNSQFAAFFYADVARKLAALGRPVQELQPRVGDAVLHMPCWLAESATVMDAARLMKRAHSRAVLVRETSGMGIFTQSDLRNVVVDGLDANCEAIYRHLKRPLICVKCDDDLHHAMLLMMRHSVQRLIVLEGDEVCGVLEQVELMSAFFNNTNNPRGITAQIGRANCPDELMAAVKSTQQLIRTLHSNGMKITLLAELVGEIRQRLFSRLFTLLAPPEMLQHVCLLVLGSEGRGEQILNTDQDNALIIEDGYQHPDLERVCEQFNQQLITFGYPPCPGLVMVSNPQWRQSVTGYKRQMNIWSSSASSENVMQMAIWLDARPVCGQVALFEGLRHYLQQDLGDNAAFLSRFALPVEQFAPPINLFSRLIATSGPDKHALDIKKGGIFPVVHGLRSLGLEYGVDDCNSYQRIQRLSEMGHLSEGFGLDLAESLAFLQGLQLKAGLVNQAMDKPVDHLIDPAALTTLERELLKDTLLVVRQFRQLISHHFKLGML, encoded by the coding sequence ATGACGACATCTTTTGATTTTAATCGTGCGCCGTTTAATAGCCTGAATACGGCCGAGTGTGATCGCATCACTGCCGCTCTGGATGTGGCTTATTACTCTGCGGGATCCGTGATTCAGCAGGAGGGCGAGGTGGTGGATGCCTTACTGGTGGTGATGAAAGGGCTGGTCAGGGAGGCGGGCGAGGCTAGTTTTTATGGCTGTTTTGATGTGCTCGATAGTAAATCGCTACTCAATGGTAAGGCTTGCTGCACTTTGCATGCGCATGAAGACACGCTGCTTTGGTATATCCGCCGTGATGTCGTGATGAAAGTGAGCGATGGTAATAGCCAGTTTGCGGCATTTTTTTATGCTGATGTGGCGCGTAAACTGGCAGCGCTGGGCCGCCCGGTGCAAGAGCTGCAGCCAAGGGTGGGTGATGCGGTATTGCATATGCCTTGCTGGCTGGCAGAAAGCGCCACAGTGATGGATGCGGCGCGGCTTATGAAACGCGCGCACAGCCGTGCGGTGCTGGTACGGGAAACTTCGGGCATGGGGATTTTTACTCAGAGTGATTTACGCAATGTGGTGGTAGATGGGCTGGATGCAAATTGTGAGGCGATTTACCGCCATCTAAAGCGCCCGCTTATTTGTGTAAAATGTGATGACGATTTACACCATGCCATGTTGCTGATGATGCGTCATTCGGTGCAAAGGCTGATTGTGCTGGAGGGTGACGAGGTTTGCGGCGTGCTGGAGCAGGTCGAGCTGATGTCGGCCTTTTTTAATAACACAAATAATCCCCGTGGCATTACCGCGCAAATTGGCCGTGCCAATTGTCCTGATGAGCTTATGGCGGCGGTCAAAAGCACCCAGCAATTAATACGTACACTGCATAGTAATGGCATGAAAATTACTCTGCTGGCCGAGCTGGTGGGTGAGATTCGTCAGCGTTTATTCAGCAGGTTGTTTACGCTACTGGCCCCGCCGGAGATGTTGCAGCATGTGTGTCTGCTGGTTTTAGGCTCGGAAGGGCGTGGCGAGCAGATATTAAATACCGATCAGGATAATGCGCTGATTATTGAAGACGGCTATCAGCACCCGGATTTAGAGCGCGTCTGTGAGCAATTTAATCAACAGCTCATTACCTTTGGCTATCCGCCCTGCCCCGGTCTGGTCATGGTTTCTAATCCACAATGGCGGCAAAGTGTGACGGGCTATAAGCGGCAGATGAATATCTGGAGCAGCAGTGCCAGCAGTGAAAACGTCATGCAAATGGCGATCTGGCTGGATGCACGACCTGTTTGCGGGCAGGTGGCTTTGTTTGAGGGTCTGCGCCATTATTTGCAGCAGGATTTAGGCGATAACGCCGCGTTTTTATCCCGTTTTGCGCTTCCGGTGGAGCAATTTGCCCCGCCAATTAATCTGTTTTCCAGGCTGATTGCGACTTCCGGGCCGGATAAGCACGCGCTCGATATCAAAAAAGGTGGCATTTTTCCTGTGGTACATGGCCTGCGCAGCCTTGGGCTGGAATATGGAGTGGACGATTGCAATAGTTATCAGCGTATCCAGCGCTTAAGTGAGATGGGGCATCTAAGCGAGGGCTTTGGCCTTGATCTGGCTGAATCTCTTGCGTTTTTACAAGGCTTGCAACTTAAAGCCGGGCTAGTGAATCAGGCGATGGATAAGCCGGTTGATCATCTGATTGATCCGGCTGCTTTAACCACGCTGGAGCGTGAGCTACTGAAAGACACACTCTTGGTCGTCAGGCAATTTCGCCAGCTGATCAGCCACCATTTTAAGCTGGGTATGTTGTGA
- a CDS encoding 3'-5' exonuclease — protein MSWSYWHRWRRSRSLALANPQFAYLWDEPCTDEYVSLDCEMSCLDPKQAEILSIAAIRIKGARIIVSEHLKLLVKPAGQIDPASIAVHGLRAQDVQNGMAIETALAELLHFIGPRPLVGYYLEFDLAVLNRLLKPLLGVALPNAAIEVSALFYDQMVTAHRPDVDLSLSHILQTLNLPDLPRHDPLNDALLAAMVFLKLRCQPSLIP, from the coding sequence GTGAGCTGGAGTTATTGGCATCGCTGGCGCAGATCGCGCAGCCTGGCTTTGGCAAATCCTCAGTTTGCATACCTATGGGATGAGCCTTGCACTGATGAATATGTAAGCCTTGATTGTGAAATGAGCTGCCTCGACCCAAAGCAGGCGGAGATCTTAAGCATTGCCGCGATCAGAATTAAAGGCGCGCGGATTATTGTTTCAGAGCATCTTAAATTACTGGTGAAACCCGCAGGGCAGATCGATCCGGCCAGTATTGCAGTACATGGCCTGCGTGCGCAGGATGTGCAAAATGGTATGGCAATAGAGACAGCGCTGGCCGAGCTGCTGCACTTTATCGGGCCACGGCCTTTGGTGGGCTATTACTTGGAGTTTGACCTGGCGGTGCTTAACCGCCTGCTAAAACCGTTGCTGGGCGTGGCTTTGCCCAATGCAGCGATTGAGGTTTCGGCGCTGTTTTATGATCAAATGGTGACAGCACATCGCCCCGATGTGGATTTAAGTCTGAGCCATATTCTGCAAACACTGAATCTGCCGGATTTGCCCCGGCATGATCCGCTGAACGATGCACTTCTGGCTGCGATGGTGTTTTTAAAGCTGCGCTGCCAGCCCTCTCTCATACCTTAA
- a CDS encoding class I SAM-dependent methyltransferase, whose protein sequence is MPHTPLGYQIKTQEVAVAGGLDLNIRSLLDIQQYFDPLGEAENAGISPACWPLFGQIWPSAQKLADLMQVYVLGERRILEIGCGLALASMVVHRRNGNITASDCHPLTETFLKANLQLNTLPGLKYSTGNWERTNTGLGQFDLIIGSDVLYERNQPVALSAFISRHSAAHAEVLIIDPNRGNRSAFNRQMAGHGFSLRETLINTPLHDGRAYKGRLLRYERGLAAQL, encoded by the coding sequence ATGCCCCATACTCCGCTTGGCTACCAGATCAAAACTCAGGAGGTCGCCGTTGCTGGCGGTCTGGATTTAAACATCCGCTCGCTGCTCGATATTCAACAATACTTTGATCCCCTGGGCGAAGCAGAAAATGCCGGTATCTCGCCCGCTTGCTGGCCGCTGTTCGGGCAAATATGGCCATCGGCACAAAAGCTGGCTGATTTAATGCAGGTTTATGTTTTAGGCGAACGGCGAATTTTAGAAATTGGCTGCGGGCTGGCACTGGCAAGCATGGTCGTGCACCGAAGAAATGGCAATATCACCGCCAGTGATTGTCACCCCCTGACCGAAACCTTTCTTAAAGCAAACTTGCAGCTCAATACCCTGCCCGGGCTGAAATACAGTACCGGCAACTGGGAGCGAACCAATACCGGGCTGGGCCAGTTTGATCTAATCATCGGCAGCGATGTGCTGTATGAGCGTAACCAACCCGTCGCACTCTCTGCTTTTATCAGCCGCCATTCCGCCGCCCATGCCGAAGTGCTGATTATTGATCCCAACCGGGGTAATCGAAGCGCCTTTAACCGGCAGATGGCAGGGCATGGATTTAGCCTACGTGAAACACTGATCAACACGCCCCTGCATGACGGCCGTGCTTATAAAGGCAGGCTATTAAGGTATGAGAGAGGGCTGGCAGCGCAGCTTTAA
- a CDS encoding methyl-accepting chemotaxis protein — MKKLGFRAKIMLTVLGSLLVILGLMLSVLAWNTRQEMSAEAFVSAENMAKYYAQFAKNVLEKPLGPLYTLVSDLENSKQHGVLQRNQINSLLLQALKDNDDIYDLWLIYEHGKFDGKDAEFTKDKTAYPSGAYAPWALRKGDKVELIEYAYDPGMDEAEISKWEESYYGGAYYTAPKASGKQSVIEPYVDSDTKVLMMSFALPIQHQGQFLGVAGSDIPMGDLQSTLSHVKVFESGFISLVSAAGIYGSHPDSELLAKPVDSHVIPASVLAEIQNGKSLHIENGGFIRFLMPVQMGKTGTVWSLVINVPVAEFYARSDRLLRMSLLIGGLGLFILSIILSATLSYLTRPILRLNLAMMQLSEGDADLSSRLEVSSGDEIGRTSQAFNLFVASLAKMIEMVKLQVKELNAQIAQLAVHTDTVAKGSSTQAKAAEQTASAIEAVSVGISSIAENAHVAENMSGEAEKNAREAELGVRATSGEIAKIEAVVKAQSVLMNGLRARSTEISNVINVIRGVADQTNLLALNAAIEAARAGEQGRGFAVVADEVRKLAENTSNATLDIGKMITLIQDETMQAAQGMELALQQVTEGVQLSREAANQIAEITAGTNKMSESVHYIAKTTAQQSKATGEISLNIEQINTMVHDNNQALQQVRDAARNLSDLSSDLQKVVDRFKV, encoded by the coding sequence ATGAAAAAGCTTGGTTTTCGAGCAAAAATAATGCTAACGGTGCTGGGCTCTTTGCTTGTCATTTTAGGATTGATGTTGTCTGTGCTGGCCTGGAATACGCGCCAGGAAATGAGCGCCGAAGCATTTGTCAGTGCAGAAAATATGGCGAAATACTATGCGCAATTTGCAAAAAATGTACTGGAAAAACCGCTGGGGCCGCTATACACCCTCGTGAGTGATCTGGAAAACAGCAAGCAGCATGGCGTATTGCAACGTAACCAGATTAATAGCCTGTTGTTGCAAGCATTAAAAGACAATGATGATATTTATGATTTATGGCTGATTTATGAGCACGGTAAATTTGATGGTAAAGATGCTGAATTTACCAAGGATAAAACGGCCTATCCCTCAGGAGCCTATGCGCCATGGGCTTTGCGTAAGGGCGATAAAGTAGAGTTGATCGAGTATGCCTATGATCCGGGGATGGATGAGGCCGAAATCAGTAAATGGGAAGAGTCTTATTATGGCGGGGCTTATTACACGGCACCTAAAGCGTCCGGTAAACAATCGGTAATTGAGCCTTATGTTGATAGTGATACCAAAGTCTTAATGATGTCGTTTGCCTTGCCTATTCAGCATCAGGGCCAGTTTTTGGGGGTGGCGGGCAGTGATATTCCTATGGGTGATCTGCAATCCACACTGAGCCATGTCAAAGTATTTGAAAGTGGATTTATCAGTCTGGTTAGTGCTGCCGGTATTTATGGCAGTCATCCTGATTCTGAGCTTTTGGCCAAGCCTGTGGATAGCCATGTCATACCTGCAAGTGTCCTGGCTGAAATACAGAATGGTAAATCTTTGCATATCGAAAATGGTGGATTTATCCGTTTTCTTATGCCGGTTCAAATGGGAAAAACCGGTACCGTCTGGAGTTTGGTGATTAATGTGCCCGTGGCAGAATTCTATGCACGCTCTGACCGATTGCTGCGTATGTCTCTTTTAATTGGCGGGCTGGGTTTATTTATATTATCGATTATTTTATCAGCCACATTGAGTTATTTGACCCGGCCGATTTTGCGATTAAATCTGGCCATGATGCAATTGTCGGAAGGAGATGCTGATTTAAGCTCTCGTCTGGAGGTAAGTAGTGGTGATGAAATAGGCCGTACTTCGCAGGCATTTAATTTATTTGTAGCGTCTTTAGCCAAAATGATAGAGATGGTTAAGCTGCAGGTAAAAGAGCTCAATGCTCAAATTGCCCAGCTTGCGGTGCATACCGATACTGTAGCCAAGGGCTCGTCAACCCAGGCAAAGGCTGCGGAGCAAACGGCGAGTGCCATTGAAGCTGTTTCGGTGGGAATTAGCTCGATTGCGGAAAACGCTCATGTGGCAGAAAACATGAGTGGTGAAGCAGAAAAAAATGCACGGGAAGCCGAGCTGGGTGTGCGGGCAACATCCGGGGAAATCGCAAAAATTGAAGCGGTAGTGAAAGCGCAGTCTGTGCTAATGAACGGTTTAAGAGCTCGCTCCACAGAGATTTCAAATGTGATAAATGTGATTCGCGGCGTGGCAGATCAGACCAATCTGCTTGCTTTAAATGCAGCCATTGAAGCGGCCAGAGCGGGCGAGCAGGGGCGAGGCTTTGCGGTAGTGGCTGATGAAGTCAGAAAGCTTGCTGAGAACACTAGCAATGCCACTTTGGATATCGGCAAAATGATCACACTGATTCAGGATGAAACCATGCAGGCAGCACAGGGTATGGAGCTGGCTTTACAGCAGGTGACAGAAGGTGTTCAGTTATCCAGAGAAGCGGCTAATCAAATTGCGGAAATTACGGCGGGCACAAATAAAATGTCCGAAAGTGTGCATTACATCGCTAAAACAACAGCTCAGCAATCTAAAGCAACCGGGGAGATCTCGCTCAATATCGAGCAGATCAATACCATGGTTCATGATAATAACCAGGCCTTGCAACAGGTGCGTGATGCCGCCAGAAACTTAAGTGATCTTTCTTCTGATTTACAAAAAGTGGTAGACCGGTTTAAAGTTTGA
- a CDS encoding peroxiredoxin, protein MAVLVGKSAPDFTAAAVLGNGEIVDSYNFKAATAGKYAVVFFYPLDFTFVCPSELIAFDHRLAEFKARNVEVIGVSIDSQFTHAAWRNTPVEKGGIGQVGYTLVADIKHEICQAFDVELAGAGVALRGSFLIDKSGVVQHQVVNNLPLGRDISEMLRVVDALQFTEEHGEVCPAGWNKGKSGMKADAAGVADYLAKNAKDL, encoded by the coding sequence ATGGCCGTACTCGTTGGTAAAAGCGCACCAGATTTCACCGCAGCAGCCGTTCTCGGTAATGGCGAGATCGTAGATAGCTACAACTTTAAGGCAGCAACCGCTGGTAAGTACGCCGTGGTGTTCTTCTATCCACTCGATTTCACTTTTGTTTGCCCATCCGAGCTGATCGCATTTGATCACCGTCTTGCAGAGTTCAAAGCCCGCAATGTGGAAGTTATCGGTGTGTCGATCGACAGCCAGTTTACTCACGCTGCATGGCGTAATACTCCGGTAGAAAAAGGCGGTATTGGCCAGGTTGGTTATACCCTGGTGGCGGATATCAAGCATGAAATTTGCCAGGCTTTTGATGTAGAGCTCGCTGGTGCTGGCGTTGCATTACGCGGCTCTTTTCTGATCGACAAATCCGGTGTTGTTCAGCATCAGGTGGTTAATAACCTGCCGCTGGGGCGTGATATCAGCGAAATGCTGCGCGTTGTAGACGCACTGCAATTTACTGAAGAGCACGGTGAAGTTTGCCCGGCTGGCTGGAACAAGGGCAAATCAGGCATGAAGGCAGATGCTGCCGGTGTTGCAGATTATCTGGCTAAAAACGCTAAAGATCTGTAA
- a CDS encoding methyl-accepting chemotaxis protein has protein sequence MFGFTQKTETKNTTDSQLDTMKAILDHVDNMVLLCDTSHENNVFYVNQTAKNTFEKYRQEMMHALRGADPSAAQGGSIHRFHQNPERIRRILQQLGSGAKNATHVADIPLGSITLRTKAYPIWDTADPSKVKCYLACWEDITSKIEHEELQNKVASQANELHEQVSYIASTMEEVSTSIDEVAHTTAEASNRGNSAFESAKEGQTVVEGAVRGMRDVAELVHTTAGVISQLNTQSDKIGVIVGVIKDIADQTNLLALNAAIEAARAGDTGRGFAVVADEVRKLSERTAKATAEISELIRSIQVEIEHAVGTMNSGEKDVSAGEEKAISAEKALVRIVQDVGAMRNLISEISNASEQQASSVRDVAQRLEIMTTKP, from the coding sequence ATGTTCGGCTTTACTCAGAAAACAGAAACAAAAAATACAACAGATTCCCAACTTGATACGATGAAAGCAATTCTTGATCATGTAGATAATATGGTCCTGCTCTGTGATACCAGCCATGAAAACAATGTGTTTTATGTGAATCAAACCGCTAAAAATACTTTTGAAAAATACCGCCAGGAAATGATGCACGCTTTACGCGGAGCAGATCCGTCTGCAGCACAAGGGGGCTCTATCCATCGCTTTCACCAGAATCCGGAACGCATTCGCCGCATTTTGCAACAACTGGGCAGCGGTGCCAAAAATGCCACCCATGTTGCTGATATTCCCCTGGGCAGCATCACTTTGCGCACCAAGGCTTATCCCATCTGGGACACAGCTGACCCAAGTAAAGTTAAATGCTATCTGGCCTGCTGGGAAGATATCACCAGCAAAATAGAACACGAAGAATTACAGAATAAAGTAGCTAGCCAAGCCAATGAGCTGCATGAGCAGGTGTCCTATATTGCCTCCACCATGGAAGAAGTCAGTACCAGCATCGATGAAGTTGCGCATACCACCGCCGAGGCCAGCAACCGGGGTAATAGCGCTTTTGAAAGTGCCAAAGAAGGTCAAACTGTTGTAGAAGGGGCCGTTCGCGGCATGAGAGATGTAGCCGAGTTAGTTCATACCACGGCGGGAGTGATCAGCCAGCTCAATACTCAATCCGATAAAATTGGCGTCATTGTGGGCGTTATTAAAGATATTGCTGATCAAACCAACTTGCTGGCGCTCAATGCCGCCATTGAGGCCGCACGCGCGGGCGATACCGGCAGAGGCTTTGCTGTGGTCGCCGATGAAGTGCGTAAATTATCAGAGCGCACCGCCAAAGCGACAGCCGAGATTAGCGAGCTGATCCGCTCTATTCAGGTAGAGATCGAACACGCAGTCGGCACAATGAATTCGGGAGAAAAAGATGTCAGCGCTGGTGAAGAAAAAGCAATCAGTGCAGAAAAAGCCCTGGTCCGCATCGTTCAGGATGTAGGTGCGATGCGTAATTTAATCAGTGAAATTTCCAATGCTTCAGAGCAGCAAGCCAGCTCGGTCAGGGATGTAGCACAGCGCCTGGAAATCATGACCACAAAGCCGTAA
- a CDS encoding NADP(H)-dependent aldo-keto reductase, whose protein sequence is MKYHLLPKTDLNISTLCLGTMTFGEQNSEADAHAQLDYAIGSGINFIDTAEMYPVPGSATTQGLTENYVGSWLAKQSRDKIILASKISGPNRGMDWIRGGPQLNREQIHAACNESLKRLQTDYIDLYQLHWPARHVPMFGQSYYDPNQEPVHTPGFAEQLSALNELVQAGKVRHIGLSNETPWGVMEACHVAKTQSLPRIATIQNVFNLINRQFENGLVETCHREDVGLLAYSPLAFGLLSGKYLDNPQASGRMTRFSNFGARYLKPAVPDAIKAYVKLARDHGLSPAQMALAWVSSRWYVASNIIGATTMAQLKENIASLTIVITPELDAAIEAIHKQSPNPAN, encoded by the coding sequence ATGAAATACCATCTTCTGCCCAAAACCGATTTAAATATCTCTACCCTCTGCCTTGGCACAATGACTTTTGGCGAACAAAACAGCGAAGCCGATGCACATGCACAGCTGGATTACGCAATCGGATCGGGTATCAACTTTATTGATACCGCTGAAATGTATCCGGTGCCGGGCAGCGCGACGACTCAGGGCTTAACCGAAAACTATGTAGGCAGCTGGCTAGCAAAGCAAAGCCGCGACAAAATTATTCTGGCCAGCAAGATTTCCGGCCCCAACCGGGGGATGGACTGGATACGTGGCGGGCCACAATTAAATCGAGAACAAATCCACGCAGCTTGCAATGAAAGCTTAAAGCGCCTGCAAACCGACTATATCGATCTTTACCAATTACACTGGCCTGCCCGCCATGTGCCAATGTTTGGGCAAAGCTATTACGACCCAAATCAGGAGCCAGTGCATACGCCCGGCTTTGCCGAGCAGCTTTCGGCACTCAATGAACTTGTTCAAGCCGGTAAAGTGCGCCATATCGGGCTATCCAATGAAACCCCCTGGGGCGTAATGGAAGCCTGCCACGTGGCAAAAACCCAATCGCTGCCACGTATTGCCACTATTCAGAATGTATTTAACTTAATTAATCGCCAGTTTGAAAACGGCCTGGTAGAAACCTGCCATCGCGAGGATGTGGGCCTGTTGGCTTATAGCCCACTGGCATTCGGGTTACTTTCTGGAAAATATTTGGATAACCCGCAAGCATCGGGCCGGATGACTCGCTTTAGCAATTTTGGCGCACGCTATTTAAAACCAGCGGTACCAGATGCCATAAAAGCCTATGTAAAACTTGCCCGCGATCATGGTTTATCACCTGCACAGATGGCGCTGGCTTGGGTGAGTAGCCGCTGGTATGTAGCCAGCAATATTATTGGTGCCACCACCATGGCCCAGCTCAAAGAAAACATTGCCAGCCTAACTATAGTGATTACGCCGGAATTAGACGCAGCGATTGAAGCAATTCATAAACAAAGCCCTAATCCAGCCAATTAA
- a CDS encoding TraB/GumN family protein, translating to MLARFRPLIIAITIASTLLAPLSHAAVSKAVSASNQVETNNSLLWKIEKKGMPASWLYGTAHVGDPRVTQLSPKTEAAFANAKKVITEIRLDFGMMMEMGKRMLTPEPSLAQMIDEDHYQKLLPALEARGYPEVATAKLKPWAAAMLVMTPVRQPGQIPLDLLFAKMAIEGQKDYSGLETLDEQLSIFETIPQNRQIELLYAVLDQQAEFEKSYQNILDLYLKQDISGLAEYAAQDDFKMADQAWLSQWRNQLLEARNPRMAERLSDKLKEGNAFIAVGALHLPGKTGLIQSLREQGYRVSPVK from the coding sequence ATGCTTGCTCGATTTCGCCCTCTGATTATTGCCATCACCATCGCTTCAACCCTGCTTGCCCCCCTCTCCCACGCTGCCGTCAGCAAAGCGGTTTCAGCCAGCAATCAAGTAGAAACAAACAATAGCCTGCTGTGGAAAATCGAAAAAAAGGGCATGCCTGCTTCCTGGCTATACGGCACAGCCCATGTGGGAGACCCGCGCGTGACCCAGCTTAGCCCTAAAACCGAAGCGGCTTTTGCTAATGCAAAAAAAGTAATCACCGAAATTCGTCTCGATTTCGGCATGATGATGGAAATGGGCAAGCGCATGCTGACCCCGGAGCCATCACTGGCACAAATGATTGATGAAGATCATTACCAGAAACTTTTGCCAGCTTTAGAAGCACGCGGCTATCCGGAAGTCGCTACCGCAAAGCTCAAACCCTGGGCCGCCGCCATGCTGGTAATGACGCCGGTACGCCAGCCAGGGCAGATACCGCTTGATCTCTTATTTGCCAAAATGGCCATTGAAGGGCAAAAAGATTATTCCGGCCTGGAAACGCTGGATGAGCAGCTGAGTATTTTTGAAACGATTCCACAAAACAGGCAAATCGAGCTGCTTTATGCCGTACTGGATCAACAAGCCGAATTTGAAAAAAGCTACCAGAATATTCTGGATTTATACCTCAAACAAGATATCAGCGGCCTTGCCGAATATGCGGCGCAAGACGATTTTAAAATGGCCGATCAAGCCTGGCTCAGCCAGTGGCGCAATCAATTACTGGAAGCACGTAATCCACGCATGGCCGAACGCCTTAGCGACAAGCTAAAAGAAGGCAATGCCTTTATTGCCGTAGGCGCCCTGCATCTGCCCGGTAAAACCGGCCTGATCCAGAGCCTGCGCGAGCAAGGCTACCGCGTCAGCCCTGTGAAATAA
- a CDS encoding DsbA family protein — MKQKIIFIGAALVLLMLFIIGTLVFKDKQQLATQAHVQVNQDALMRMHSPIIGAQNAKVTIVEFLDPACEACAAFYPFVKELMAKNPEQIRLVIRYAPLHQGAEQVIAVLEAARKQGKYWPALETVLASQDKWTKNHQADANLVLPLLAPLGLDMTQLQADMQSSSIQMLIQQEIADAQALGVTKTPSYFVNGKALQSFGYQQLSDLVNEALNH, encoded by the coding sequence ATGAAACAGAAAATCATCTTTATTGGCGCAGCACTGGTTTTACTCATGCTATTCATTATTGGAACTCTGGTATTTAAAGATAAGCAGCAATTGGCCACTCAGGCACATGTTCAGGTTAATCAGGATGCATTAATGCGTATGCATTCGCCTATTATTGGCGCACAAAACGCAAAAGTGACTATTGTGGAGTTTCTTGATCCCGCTTGCGAAGCCTGTGCAGCGTTTTATCCATTTGTAAAAGAGCTGATGGCCAAAAACCCGGAGCAAATCCGCCTCGTCATTCGCTATGCTCCATTGCATCAGGGTGCCGAGCAGGTAATTGCAGTATTGGAAGCCGCACGTAAACAGGGAAAATACTGGCCAGCACTTGAAACAGTGTTAGCCTCGCAAGATAAATGGACAAAAAATCATCAGGCCGATGCTAATCTCGTCCTGCCATTACTTGCCCCCCTTGGGCTGGATATGACGCAATTGCAGGCAGATATGCAATCAAGCAGTATTCAGATGCTGATTCAGCAGGAAATTGCTGACGCACAAGCGCTGGGCGTAACAAAAACACCCAGCTATTTTGTAAATGGCAAAGCGCTGCAAAGCTTTGGCTATCAGCAATTAAGTGATCTGGTTAATGAAGCGTTAAATCATTAA